One region of Vigna angularis cultivar LongXiaoDou No.4 chromosome 10, ASM1680809v1, whole genome shotgun sequence genomic DNA includes:
- the LOC108335681 gene encoding vacuolar protein sorting-associated protein 55 homolog yields MSDLPGYMRFCLNTGKLLSLAILVSGGIVLQILACVLYNNWWPMLSVLTYVLLPMPLLFFAGSNDSIFSESDNSWVNFTKFLTGASTVGGIAIPSILKHAGVIGWGAFAMELSSYFVFGLTVICYLWMGDEDEYSIL; encoded by the exons ATGTCAGACTTACCAGGATATATGCGTTTCTGTTTGAACACAGGGAAGCTTCTTTCATTGGCAATATTGGTCTCTGGGGGAATCGTCTTGCAAATTTTG GCATGTGTCTTGTATAATAATTGGTGGCCGATGCTAAGTG TGTTAACATATGTGCTTCTACCAATGCCTTTGCTGTTCTTTGCTGGGTCTAATGACTCTATATTCTCCGAATCTGATAATAG CTGGGTGAATTTTACTAAGTTCTTGACCGGAGCCTCAACTGTGGGAGGCATTGCCATTCCAAGCATATTGAAGCATGCAGGGGTTATTGGTTGGGGAGCCTTTGCAATGGAACTTTCTTCCTACTTCGTGTTTGGACTGACTGTAATATGTTACCTTTGGATGGGTGATGAAGATGAATACAGTATCCTCTGA
- the LOC108335679 gene encoding pentatricopeptide repeat-containing protein At1g32415, mitochondrial isoform X1 has protein sequence MLRHHSLIFVRILTCSVRSVRYVYGTNHSQCECDEPLLLHYLSNGCHHEARNLLQNSSGGDLHARVVRWTKLLSNFSRHGYVAEARTLYDIMPHRNLFTSNVMLTAYVRSGTLDEASRFFETMLEKNVVSWTAMLCGFSDAGRIEDARKVFNVMPERNVVSWNAMVVALLRSGDLEDARMVFEKTPFKNVVSWNAMIAGYAESGRMNEARELFEKMEFKNVITWTSMLSGYCREGDVEGAFCLFQAMPEKNIVSWTAMIGGFAWNGLYEKALQLFIEMMRVSDAQPNGETFVSLVYACGGLGFSCLGKQVHAQLIVNSWGIDDYDGRLHRGLVRMYSGLGIMDSARNVFESNLKDSDDQCFNSMINGYVRAGQLARAQELFDMVPTRNKVASTCMISGYLSAGRVLEAWNLFNDMPDRDSIAWAEMIYGYVQNELIAEAFCLFSEMMDRGVPPMSSTYAVLFGAMGSVAYLDQGRQLHGMQFKTVYEDDLILENSLIAMYAKCGEIDDAYRVFSNMTYREKISWNSMIMGLSDNGRASEAIKVYETMLELGIYPDDLTFLGVLTACAHAGLVDKGREFFIGMVNAFAIKPSLEHCISIINLLGRAGKVKDAEEFVSKLPVEQNHAVWGALIGVCGLSKNYTDVATRAAKQLFELDPFNAPGHVALCNIYAANDRHIEEMRLRKEMRLKGVRKAPGCSWILVKGKVHIFFSDDKLHACL, from the coding sequence ATGCTTCGTCACCATTCATTAATCTTCGTGCGGATTTTGACATGTTCAGTTCGCAGTGTGCGTTATGTCTATGGCACCAACCATTCCCAATGCGAATGCGACGAGCCTTTGCTCCTACACTACTTATCCAATGGCTGCCACCATGAAGCGCGAAACCTCCTTCAAAATTCTTCTGGAGGTGACCTTCACGCACGTGTGGTTCGTTGGACCAAGCTACTCTCCAACTTCTCCCGCCACGGTTACGTGGCCGAAGCTCGCACACTGTACGACATAATGCCTCACAGAAACCTCTTCACTAGCAATGTCATGTTGACAGCGTACGTCCGCTCAGGCACGCTCGACGAAGCTTCCCGGTTCTTTGAGACCATGTTGGAGAAGAACGTTGTTTCTTGGACTGCCATGCTATGTGGGTTTTCAGATGCAGGGAGGATCGAAGATGCGAGGAAGGTGTTCAATGTAATGCCTGAGAGGAATGTTGTTTCGTGGAACGCGATGGTGGTGGCGTTGCTTAGGAGTGGGGATTTGGAGGATGCGAGGATGGTTTTTGAGAAGACTCCTTTCAAGAATGTGGTTTCGTGGAATGCTATGATTGCAGGGTATGCTGAGAGTGGTAGAATGAACGAGGCTAGAGAATTGTTTGAGAAGATGGAGTTTAAGAACGTGATTACTTGGACTAGCATGCTATCTGGTTATTGCCGTGAGGGGGATGTTGAAGGtgctttttgtttgtttcaggCTATGCCggagaaaaatattgtttcttgGACTGCTATGATTGGTGGGTTTGCTTGGAATGGCTTGTATGAAAAGGCATTGCAGCTTTTTATTGAGATGATGAGAGTTTCTGATGCCCAACCCAACGGAGAGACCTTTGTTTCTCTTGTTTATGCTTGTGGTGGTTTGGGTTTTTCTTGCCTTGGCAAACAGGTACATGCTCAGCTTATTGTTAACAGTTGGGGGATTGATGATTATGACGGTAGGTTGCATAGAGGTCTTGTTAGGATGTACTCTGGGCTTGGTATTATGGATTCTGCTCGCAACGTGTTTGAAAGTAATTTGAAAGACTCTGATGATCAGTGTTTCAATTCCATGATAAATGGTTATGTTCGGGCCGGTCAGTTGGCTAGAGCTCAAGAGTTGTTTGACATGGTACCCACTAGGAACAAGGTTGCATCGACTTGCATGATTTCTGGCTATCTTAGCGCCGGCCGAGTACTGGAGGCTTGGAATTTGTTTAATGACATGCCTGATAGGGATTCCATTGCATGGGCTGAGATGATTTATGGGTATGTGCAGAATGAGCTCATTGCTGAAGCCTTCTGCTTATTTTCTGAGATGATGGATCGTGGTGTTCCTCCTATGAGTTCTACATATGCTGTTCTATTCGGAGCTATGGGTTCAGTTGCATATCTAGATCAAGGGCGGCAATTACATGGTATGCAGTTCAAGACTGTGTATGAAGATGATTTGATTCTTGAGAACTCTCTAATTGCAATGTATGCAAAATGTGGGGAGATAGATGATGCGTATAGGGTATTCTCTAACATGACTTACCGGGAGAAAATTTCTTGGAACTCCATGATCATGGGTCTTTCAGATAATGGCAGGGCCAGTGAAGCTATAAAAGTGTATGAAACTATGCTTGAACTTGGAATTTATCCAGATGACCTTACATTCCTGGGTGTCCTAACAGCATGTGCTCATGCGGGTCTTGTTGATAAAGGGCGGGAGTTTTTTATTGGCATGGTCAATGCTTTTGCTATTAAACCTAGCTTGGAGCATTGCATCAGTATTATCAATCTTCTGGGTCGAGCAGGAAAGGTGAAGGATGCAGAGGAGTTTGTTTCGAAGCTTCCTGTTGAACAAAATCATGCCGTTTGGGGGGCTCTAATTGGAGTGTGTGGGTTGAGTAAAAATTATACAGACGTCGCTACGCGTGCAGCCAAACAACTGTTTGAATTGGATCCTTTCAATGCGCCTGGGCATGTGGCCCTTTGTAACATATATGCCGCAAATGATAGGCATATCGAGGAGATGAGATTAAGGAAAGAAATGAGGTTGAAGGGTGTGAGGAAGGCACCCGGATGTAGTTGGATATTGGTGAAGGGGAAAGTTCATATTTTCTTCTCAGACGATAAATTGCATGCGTGTCTTTAA
- the LOC108335679 gene encoding pentatricopeptide repeat-containing protein At1g32415, mitochondrial isoform X2 produces the protein MPHRNLFTSNVMLTAYVRSGTLDEASRFFETMLEKNVVSWTAMLCGFSDAGRIEDARKVFNVMPERNVVSWNAMVVALLRSGDLEDARMVFEKTPFKNVVSWNAMIAGYAESGRMNEARELFEKMEFKNVITWTSMLSGYCREGDVEGAFCLFQAMPEKNIVSWTAMIGGFAWNGLYEKALQLFIEMMRVSDAQPNGETFVSLVYACGGLGFSCLGKQVHAQLIVNSWGIDDYDGRLHRGLVRMYSGLGIMDSARNVFESNLKDSDDQCFNSMINGYVRAGQLARAQELFDMVPTRNKVASTCMISGYLSAGRVLEAWNLFNDMPDRDSIAWAEMIYGYVQNELIAEAFCLFSEMMDRGVPPMSSTYAVLFGAMGSVAYLDQGRQLHGMQFKTVYEDDLILENSLIAMYAKCGEIDDAYRVFSNMTYREKISWNSMIMGLSDNGRASEAIKVYETMLELGIYPDDLTFLGVLTACAHAGLVDKGREFFIGMVNAFAIKPSLEHCISIINLLGRAGKVKDAEEFVSKLPVEQNHAVWGALIGVCGLSKNYTDVATRAAKQLFELDPFNAPGHVALCNIYAANDRHIEEMRLRKEMRLKGVRKAPGCSWILVKGKVHIFFSDDKLHACL, from the coding sequence ATGCCTCACAGAAACCTCTTCACTAGCAATGTCATGTTGACAGCGTACGTCCGCTCAGGCACGCTCGACGAAGCTTCCCGGTTCTTTGAGACCATGTTGGAGAAGAACGTTGTTTCTTGGACTGCCATGCTATGTGGGTTTTCAGATGCAGGGAGGATCGAAGATGCGAGGAAGGTGTTCAATGTAATGCCTGAGAGGAATGTTGTTTCGTGGAACGCGATGGTGGTGGCGTTGCTTAGGAGTGGGGATTTGGAGGATGCGAGGATGGTTTTTGAGAAGACTCCTTTCAAGAATGTGGTTTCGTGGAATGCTATGATTGCAGGGTATGCTGAGAGTGGTAGAATGAACGAGGCTAGAGAATTGTTTGAGAAGATGGAGTTTAAGAACGTGATTACTTGGACTAGCATGCTATCTGGTTATTGCCGTGAGGGGGATGTTGAAGGtgctttttgtttgtttcaggCTATGCCggagaaaaatattgtttcttgGACTGCTATGATTGGTGGGTTTGCTTGGAATGGCTTGTATGAAAAGGCATTGCAGCTTTTTATTGAGATGATGAGAGTTTCTGATGCCCAACCCAACGGAGAGACCTTTGTTTCTCTTGTTTATGCTTGTGGTGGTTTGGGTTTTTCTTGCCTTGGCAAACAGGTACATGCTCAGCTTATTGTTAACAGTTGGGGGATTGATGATTATGACGGTAGGTTGCATAGAGGTCTTGTTAGGATGTACTCTGGGCTTGGTATTATGGATTCTGCTCGCAACGTGTTTGAAAGTAATTTGAAAGACTCTGATGATCAGTGTTTCAATTCCATGATAAATGGTTATGTTCGGGCCGGTCAGTTGGCTAGAGCTCAAGAGTTGTTTGACATGGTACCCACTAGGAACAAGGTTGCATCGACTTGCATGATTTCTGGCTATCTTAGCGCCGGCCGAGTACTGGAGGCTTGGAATTTGTTTAATGACATGCCTGATAGGGATTCCATTGCATGGGCTGAGATGATTTATGGGTATGTGCAGAATGAGCTCATTGCTGAAGCCTTCTGCTTATTTTCTGAGATGATGGATCGTGGTGTTCCTCCTATGAGTTCTACATATGCTGTTCTATTCGGAGCTATGGGTTCAGTTGCATATCTAGATCAAGGGCGGCAATTACATGGTATGCAGTTCAAGACTGTGTATGAAGATGATTTGATTCTTGAGAACTCTCTAATTGCAATGTATGCAAAATGTGGGGAGATAGATGATGCGTATAGGGTATTCTCTAACATGACTTACCGGGAGAAAATTTCTTGGAACTCCATGATCATGGGTCTTTCAGATAATGGCAGGGCCAGTGAAGCTATAAAAGTGTATGAAACTATGCTTGAACTTGGAATTTATCCAGATGACCTTACATTCCTGGGTGTCCTAACAGCATGTGCTCATGCGGGTCTTGTTGATAAAGGGCGGGAGTTTTTTATTGGCATGGTCAATGCTTTTGCTATTAAACCTAGCTTGGAGCATTGCATCAGTATTATCAATCTTCTGGGTCGAGCAGGAAAGGTGAAGGATGCAGAGGAGTTTGTTTCGAAGCTTCCTGTTGAACAAAATCATGCCGTTTGGGGGGCTCTAATTGGAGTGTGTGGGTTGAGTAAAAATTATACAGACGTCGCTACGCGTGCAGCCAAACAACTGTTTGAATTGGATCCTTTCAATGCGCCTGGGCATGTGGCCCTTTGTAACATATATGCCGCAAATGATAGGCATATCGAGGAGATGAGATTAAGGAAAGAAATGAGGTTGAAGGGTGTGAGGAAGGCACCCGGATGTAGTTGGATATTGGTGAAGGGGAAAGTTCATATTTTCTTCTCAGACGATAAATTGCATGCGTGTCTTTAA